The following proteins are encoded in a genomic region of Hydra vulgaris chromosome 05, alternate assembly HydraT2T_AEP:
- the LOC136071953 gene encoding homeobox protein 2-like isoform X1: MTDHIIRTFQESYESGLLKPNQLDDSGLSLSHKMAADGELTCLKLLINFGGDPCLRSSTGATPAHFAASNGHLHILQYLHEINKEAVSLKDNTHVTPLYIAAQEGQLDCLIWLIKNSSTSPNVKTINGMTPCHVASQEGKLECLRYLLKAAHAVFSKDNEGRSFLHYAAAEGHSKVIQWLIKHCGLNPDEKDKTFTTPLHIAAWCGHDKAIETLIACGANVDCVDSSNKKPLDYAKTLGKKSTANILFEVMSKATEHNSLKRVRFEEYQPASKKILTLKSKEKNRMLVNDEVMFQFDTWSDSSTTKNKRNKRELYKTSNNLFKHNLNDDFDQINIGKFKMQKNKTFFSDSPALINKYRNNVTDNAKQSTTRQFEERLKHGYHNSTKQNNTLCSQTGFSNRPASKSNKSKINLSSELPSQSSKVNRHFINKSYLSDSNLVNFSDNNDKHKELQERSNYDKRDVINYKKDIEATNNSKQTESNFNEKTNYIPQSYYKKKLYNDNKINNNHHNSAKYARETLALKINSNNHQSASYSLHELKLKRSNNRLTNIESNKVAARDLDITPVRESEKFEFFSSNLINNKKHSNWSNIRNGLTSFFTGLRSKPTNQNQDKLKTLVTRAPREDIFSRFNKPNKSSRIEFHDLFNSSTVGTYTINNASRLTPANENRHLTFDDFSRIKSRALDTSLRGKNKVFEEHIEIQEKQASRDKLTGSAFIW, translated from the exons ATGACGGACCATATCATTCGCACGTTTCAAGAATCATACGAATCTGGTTTGTTGAAACCAAATCAACTTGATGACTCAGGTTTATCATTATCGCACAAAATGGCTGCTGATGGAGAACTAACTTGtctaaaattattgataaacttTGGTGGAGATCCCTGTTTGCg ATCTAGCACCGGTGCAACTCCTGCACATTTTGCTGCATCTAACGGTCATTTGCATATTCTACAATATTTGCACGAAATTAACAAAGAAGCAGTATCACTAAAG GACAATACTCATGTAACACCATTGTACATAGCAG cTCAAGAAGGTCAACTTGATTGTTTAATttggttaattaaaaattcttcaACTTCTCCTaatgtaaaaactataaatGGAATGACTCCTTGTCATGTAGCATCTCAAGAGGGCAAGTTAGAGTGTCTTCGGTACTTGCTTAAAGCAGCTCATGCTGTTTTTAGTAAAGACAACGAAGGTAGATCTTTCCTTCATTACG CAGCTGCAGAAGGTCATTCTAAAGTTATTCAATGGTTAATTAAACACTGTGGACTTAATCCGGATGAAAAAGATAAGACCTTCACTACTCCTCTCCATATAGCAGCTTGGTGTGGACACGACAAAGCAATTGAAACATTAATTGCATg tggcGCAAATGTCGATTGTGTTGACAGCTCAAATAAAAAGCCATTGGATTACGCTAAAACGCTTGGGAAAAAAAGCACTGCAAACATACTTTttgaa gtCATGTCAAAAGCTACAGAACATAATTCCCTCAAACGTGTTCGTTTTGAAGAGTATCAACCAGCTTCTAAGAAAATACTaacattaaaatcaaaagaaaaaaatagaatgttAGTCAACGATGAAGTAATGTTTCAGTTTGACACGTGGTCAGATTCATCAACGacgaaaaataaaagaaataaacgAGAATTGTACAAAACTTCTAATAACCTTTTTAAACATAACTTAAATGATGattttgatcaaattaatattggaaaatttaagatgcaaaaaaataaaacttttttttcagatagtCCAGCCTTGATTAATAAATACAGAAATAACGTTACAGATAATGCCAAGCAATCAACCACCAGACAATTCGAAGAAAGATTAAAGCATGGTTACCATAAttctacaaaacaaaataatacgCTATGTTCTCAAACAGGTTTTTCAAATCGTCCTgcttcaaaatcaaataaaagtaaaatcaaCTTATCGAGTGAATTGCCTAGTCAATCATCAAAAGTAAAtagacattttataaacaaaagttatttaagtgATAGTAATTTAGTTAACTTTTCTGACAACAACGATAAACATAAAGAATTACAAGAAAGATCAAATTATGATAAACGTgatgtaataaattataaaaaagacattgaAGCAACTAATAATTCAAAACAAACAGAATccaatttcaatgaaaaaacaaattatattccacaatcgtattataaaaaaaaattgtataatgacaacaaaataaacaacaaccACCATAACTCAGCAAAATATGCGAGAGAAACTTTggcgttaaaaataaattcaaacaatCACCAGAGTGCATCATATAGTTTACACGAATTAAAACTTAAACGCAGTAACAATAGATTAACAAACATTGAAAGTAACAAGGTTGCAGCACGTGATTTGGATATAACTCCTGTAAGAGAATCTGAGAAGTTTGAGTTTTTCTCTAGCaatttaatcaataataaaaag cacAGTAATTGGTCAAATATTCGTAACGGCTTAACATCGTTTTTTACGGGTTTACGATCAAAACCAACGAATCAAAATCag GATAAATTGAAGACACTTGTAACTCGCGCTCCTCGAGAGGATATATTTAGTCGCTTTAACAAGCCAAATAAATCTTCTAGAATTGAGTTTCATGATTTGTTTAACTCGTCAACTGTAGGAACTTATACAATTAATAATGCATCTCGTCTGACACCGGCAAACGAAAATCGGCATTTAACCTTTGACGATTTTTCTAGAATAAAAAGTCGAGCGTTAGATACTTCTTTAAGAggtaaaaacaaagtttttgaggAACATATTGAAATCCAAGAAAAGCAGGCGAGCCGAGATAAATTAACTGGAAGCGCATTTATTTGGTAA
- the LOC136071953 gene encoding homeobox protein 2-like isoform X2, with product MTDHIIRTFQESYESGLLKPNQLDDSGLSLSHKMAADGELTCLKLLINFGGDPCLRSSTGATPAHFAASNGHLHILQYLHEINKEAVSLKDNTHVTPLYIAAQEGQLDCLIWLIKNSSTSPNVKTINGMTPCHVASQEGKLECLRYLLKAAHAVFSKDNEAAAEGHSKVIQWLIKHCGLNPDEKDKTFTTPLHIAAWCGHDKAIETLIACGANVDCVDSSNKKPLDYAKTLGKKSTANILFEVMSKATEHNSLKRVRFEEYQPASKKILTLKSKEKNRMLVNDEVMFQFDTWSDSSTTKNKRNKRELYKTSNNLFKHNLNDDFDQINIGKFKMQKNKTFFSDSPALINKYRNNVTDNAKQSTTRQFEERLKHGYHNSTKQNNTLCSQTGFSNRPASKSNKSKINLSSELPSQSSKVNRHFINKSYLSDSNLVNFSDNNDKHKELQERSNYDKRDVINYKKDIEATNNSKQTESNFNEKTNYIPQSYYKKKLYNDNKINNNHHNSAKYARETLALKINSNNHQSASYSLHELKLKRSNNRLTNIESNKVAARDLDITPVRESEKFEFFSSNLINNKKHSNWSNIRNGLTSFFTGLRSKPTNQNQDKLKTLVTRAPREDIFSRFNKPNKSSRIEFHDLFNSSTVGTYTINNASRLTPANENRHLTFDDFSRIKSRALDTSLRGKNKVFEEHIEIQEKQASRDKLTGSAFIW from the exons ATGACGGACCATATCATTCGCACGTTTCAAGAATCATACGAATCTGGTTTGTTGAAACCAAATCAACTTGATGACTCAGGTTTATCATTATCGCACAAAATGGCTGCTGATGGAGAACTAACTTGtctaaaattattgataaacttTGGTGGAGATCCCTGTTTGCg ATCTAGCACCGGTGCAACTCCTGCACATTTTGCTGCATCTAACGGTCATTTGCATATTCTACAATATTTGCACGAAATTAACAAAGAAGCAGTATCACTAAAG GACAATACTCATGTAACACCATTGTACATAGCAG cTCAAGAAGGTCAACTTGATTGTTTAATttggttaattaaaaattcttcaACTTCTCCTaatgtaaaaactataaatGGAATGACTCCTTGTCATGTAGCATCTCAAGAGGGCAAGTTAGAGTGTCTTCGGTACTTGCTTAAAGCAGCTCATGCTGTTTTTAGTAAAGACAACGAAG CAGCTGCAGAAGGTCATTCTAAAGTTATTCAATGGTTAATTAAACACTGTGGACTTAATCCGGATGAAAAAGATAAGACCTTCACTACTCCTCTCCATATAGCAGCTTGGTGTGGACACGACAAAGCAATTGAAACATTAATTGCATg tggcGCAAATGTCGATTGTGTTGACAGCTCAAATAAAAAGCCATTGGATTACGCTAAAACGCTTGGGAAAAAAAGCACTGCAAACATACTTTttgaa gtCATGTCAAAAGCTACAGAACATAATTCCCTCAAACGTGTTCGTTTTGAAGAGTATCAACCAGCTTCTAAGAAAATACTaacattaaaatcaaaagaaaaaaatagaatgttAGTCAACGATGAAGTAATGTTTCAGTTTGACACGTGGTCAGATTCATCAACGacgaaaaataaaagaaataaacgAGAATTGTACAAAACTTCTAATAACCTTTTTAAACATAACTTAAATGATGattttgatcaaattaatattggaaaatttaagatgcaaaaaaataaaacttttttttcagatagtCCAGCCTTGATTAATAAATACAGAAATAACGTTACAGATAATGCCAAGCAATCAACCACCAGACAATTCGAAGAAAGATTAAAGCATGGTTACCATAAttctacaaaacaaaataatacgCTATGTTCTCAAACAGGTTTTTCAAATCGTCCTgcttcaaaatcaaataaaagtaaaatcaaCTTATCGAGTGAATTGCCTAGTCAATCATCAAAAGTAAAtagacattttataaacaaaagttatttaagtgATAGTAATTTAGTTAACTTTTCTGACAACAACGATAAACATAAAGAATTACAAGAAAGATCAAATTATGATAAACGTgatgtaataaattataaaaaagacattgaAGCAACTAATAATTCAAAACAAACAGAATccaatttcaatgaaaaaacaaattatattccacaatcgtattataaaaaaaaattgtataatgacaacaaaataaacaacaaccACCATAACTCAGCAAAATATGCGAGAGAAACTTTggcgttaaaaataaattcaaacaatCACCAGAGTGCATCATATAGTTTACACGAATTAAAACTTAAACGCAGTAACAATAGATTAACAAACATTGAAAGTAACAAGGTTGCAGCACGTGATTTGGATATAACTCCTGTAAGAGAATCTGAGAAGTTTGAGTTTTTCTCTAGCaatttaatcaataataaaaag cacAGTAATTGGTCAAATATTCGTAACGGCTTAACATCGTTTTTTACGGGTTTACGATCAAAACCAACGAATCAAAATCag GATAAATTGAAGACACTTGTAACTCGCGCTCCTCGAGAGGATATATTTAGTCGCTTTAACAAGCCAAATAAATCTTCTAGAATTGAGTTTCATGATTTGTTTAACTCGTCAACTGTAGGAACTTATACAATTAATAATGCATCTCGTCTGACACCGGCAAACGAAAATCGGCATTTAACCTTTGACGATTTTTCTAGAATAAAAAGTCGAGCGTTAGATACTTCTTTAAGAggtaaaaacaaagtttttgaggAACATATTGAAATCCAAGAAAAGCAGGCGAGCCGAGATAAATTAACTGGAAGCGCATTTATTTGGTAA
- the LOC136071953 gene encoding homeobox protein 2-like isoform X4, with product MTPCHVASQEGKLECLRYLLKAAHAVFSKDNEGRSFLHYAAAEGHSKVIQWLIKHCGLNPDEKDKTFTTPLHIAAWCGHDKAIETLIACGANVDCVDSSNKKPLDYAKTLGKKSTANILFEVMSKATEHNSLKRVRFEEYQPASKKILTLKSKEKNRMLVNDEVMFQFDTWSDSSTTKNKRNKRELYKTSNNLFKHNLNDDFDQINIGKFKMQKNKTFFSDSPALINKYRNNVTDNAKQSTTRQFEERLKHGYHNSTKQNNTLCSQTGFSNRPASKSNKSKINLSSELPSQSSKVNRHFINKSYLSDSNLVNFSDNNDKHKELQERSNYDKRDVINYKKDIEATNNSKQTESNFNEKTNYIPQSYYKKKLYNDNKINNNHHNSAKYARETLALKINSNNHQSASYSLHELKLKRSNNRLTNIESNKVAARDLDITPVRESEKFEFFSSNLINNKKHSNWSNIRNGLTSFFTGLRSKPTNQNQDKLKTLVTRAPREDIFSRFNKPNKSSRIEFHDLFNSSTVGTYTINNASRLTPANENRHLTFDDFSRIKSRALDTSLRGKNKVFEEHIEIQEKQASRDKLTGSAFIW from the exons ATGACTCCTTGTCATGTAGCATCTCAAGAGGGCAAGTTAGAGTGTCTTCGGTACTTGCTTAAAGCAGCTCATGCTGTTTTTAGTAAAGACAACGAAGGTAGATCTTTCCTTCATTACG CAGCTGCAGAAGGTCATTCTAAAGTTATTCAATGGTTAATTAAACACTGTGGACTTAATCCGGATGAAAAAGATAAGACCTTCACTACTCCTCTCCATATAGCAGCTTGGTGTGGACACGACAAAGCAATTGAAACATTAATTGCATg tggcGCAAATGTCGATTGTGTTGACAGCTCAAATAAAAAGCCATTGGATTACGCTAAAACGCTTGGGAAAAAAAGCACTGCAAACATACTTTttgaa gtCATGTCAAAAGCTACAGAACATAATTCCCTCAAACGTGTTCGTTTTGAAGAGTATCAACCAGCTTCTAAGAAAATACTaacattaaaatcaaaagaaaaaaatagaatgttAGTCAACGATGAAGTAATGTTTCAGTTTGACACGTGGTCAGATTCATCAACGacgaaaaataaaagaaataaacgAGAATTGTACAAAACTTCTAATAACCTTTTTAAACATAACTTAAATGATGattttgatcaaattaatattggaaaatttaagatgcaaaaaaataaaacttttttttcagatagtCCAGCCTTGATTAATAAATACAGAAATAACGTTACAGATAATGCCAAGCAATCAACCACCAGACAATTCGAAGAAAGATTAAAGCATGGTTACCATAAttctacaaaacaaaataatacgCTATGTTCTCAAACAGGTTTTTCAAATCGTCCTgcttcaaaatcaaataaaagtaaaatcaaCTTATCGAGTGAATTGCCTAGTCAATCATCAAAAGTAAAtagacattttataaacaaaagttatttaagtgATAGTAATTTAGTTAACTTTTCTGACAACAACGATAAACATAAAGAATTACAAGAAAGATCAAATTATGATAAACGTgatgtaataaattataaaaaagacattgaAGCAACTAATAATTCAAAACAAACAGAATccaatttcaatgaaaaaacaaattatattccacaatcgtattataaaaaaaaattgtataatgacaacaaaataaacaacaaccACCATAACTCAGCAAAATATGCGAGAGAAACTTTggcgttaaaaataaattcaaacaatCACCAGAGTGCATCATATAGTTTACACGAATTAAAACTTAAACGCAGTAACAATAGATTAACAAACATTGAAAGTAACAAGGTTGCAGCACGTGATTTGGATATAACTCCTGTAAGAGAATCTGAGAAGTTTGAGTTTTTCTCTAGCaatttaatcaataataaaaag cacAGTAATTGGTCAAATATTCGTAACGGCTTAACATCGTTTTTTACGGGTTTACGATCAAAACCAACGAATCAAAATCag GATAAATTGAAGACACTTGTAACTCGCGCTCCTCGAGAGGATATATTTAGTCGCTTTAACAAGCCAAATAAATCTTCTAGAATTGAGTTTCATGATTTGTTTAACTCGTCAACTGTAGGAACTTATACAATTAATAATGCATCTCGTCTGACACCGGCAAACGAAAATCGGCATTTAACCTTTGACGATTTTTCTAGAATAAAAAGTCGAGCGTTAGATACTTCTTTAAGAggtaaaaacaaagtttttgaggAACATATTGAAATCCAAGAAAAGCAGGCGAGCCGAGATAAATTAACTGGAAGCGCATTTATTTGGTAA
- the LOC136071953 gene encoding homeobox protein 2-like isoform X3, with the protein MVSSTGATPAHFAASNGHLHILQYLHEINKEAVSLKDNTHVTPLYIAAQEGQLDCLIWLIKNSSTSPNVKTINGMTPCHVASQEGKLECLRYLLKAAHAVFSKDNEGRSFLHYAAAEGHSKVIQWLIKHCGLNPDEKDKTFTTPLHIAAWCGHDKAIETLIACGANVDCVDSSNKKPLDYAKTLGKKSTANILFEVMSKATEHNSLKRVRFEEYQPASKKILTLKSKEKNRMLVNDEVMFQFDTWSDSSTTKNKRNKRELYKTSNNLFKHNLNDDFDQINIGKFKMQKNKTFFSDSPALINKYRNNVTDNAKQSTTRQFEERLKHGYHNSTKQNNTLCSQTGFSNRPASKSNKSKINLSSELPSQSSKVNRHFINKSYLSDSNLVNFSDNNDKHKELQERSNYDKRDVINYKKDIEATNNSKQTESNFNEKTNYIPQSYYKKKLYNDNKINNNHHNSAKYARETLALKINSNNHQSASYSLHELKLKRSNNRLTNIESNKVAARDLDITPVRESEKFEFFSSNLINNKKHSNWSNIRNGLTSFFTGLRSKPTNQNQDKLKTLVTRAPREDIFSRFNKPNKSSRIEFHDLFNSSTVGTYTINNASRLTPANENRHLTFDDFSRIKSRALDTSLRGKNKVFEEHIEIQEKQASRDKLTGSAFIW; encoded by the exons ATggt ATCTAGCACCGGTGCAACTCCTGCACATTTTGCTGCATCTAACGGTCATTTGCATATTCTACAATATTTGCACGAAATTAACAAAGAAGCAGTATCACTAAAG GACAATACTCATGTAACACCATTGTACATAGCAG cTCAAGAAGGTCAACTTGATTGTTTAATttggttaattaaaaattcttcaACTTCTCCTaatgtaaaaactataaatGGAATGACTCCTTGTCATGTAGCATCTCAAGAGGGCAAGTTAGAGTGTCTTCGGTACTTGCTTAAAGCAGCTCATGCTGTTTTTAGTAAAGACAACGAAGGTAGATCTTTCCTTCATTACG CAGCTGCAGAAGGTCATTCTAAAGTTATTCAATGGTTAATTAAACACTGTGGACTTAATCCGGATGAAAAAGATAAGACCTTCACTACTCCTCTCCATATAGCAGCTTGGTGTGGACACGACAAAGCAATTGAAACATTAATTGCATg tggcGCAAATGTCGATTGTGTTGACAGCTCAAATAAAAAGCCATTGGATTACGCTAAAACGCTTGGGAAAAAAAGCACTGCAAACATACTTTttgaa gtCATGTCAAAAGCTACAGAACATAATTCCCTCAAACGTGTTCGTTTTGAAGAGTATCAACCAGCTTCTAAGAAAATACTaacattaaaatcaaaagaaaaaaatagaatgttAGTCAACGATGAAGTAATGTTTCAGTTTGACACGTGGTCAGATTCATCAACGacgaaaaataaaagaaataaacgAGAATTGTACAAAACTTCTAATAACCTTTTTAAACATAACTTAAATGATGattttgatcaaattaatattggaaaatttaagatgcaaaaaaataaaacttttttttcagatagtCCAGCCTTGATTAATAAATACAGAAATAACGTTACAGATAATGCCAAGCAATCAACCACCAGACAATTCGAAGAAAGATTAAAGCATGGTTACCATAAttctacaaaacaaaataatacgCTATGTTCTCAAACAGGTTTTTCAAATCGTCCTgcttcaaaatcaaataaaagtaaaatcaaCTTATCGAGTGAATTGCCTAGTCAATCATCAAAAGTAAAtagacattttataaacaaaagttatttaagtgATAGTAATTTAGTTAACTTTTCTGACAACAACGATAAACATAAAGAATTACAAGAAAGATCAAATTATGATAAACGTgatgtaataaattataaaaaagacattgaAGCAACTAATAATTCAAAACAAACAGAATccaatttcaatgaaaaaacaaattatattccacaatcgtattataaaaaaaaattgtataatgacaacaaaataaacaacaaccACCATAACTCAGCAAAATATGCGAGAGAAACTTTggcgttaaaaataaattcaaacaatCACCAGAGTGCATCATATAGTTTACACGAATTAAAACTTAAACGCAGTAACAATAGATTAACAAACATTGAAAGTAACAAGGTTGCAGCACGTGATTTGGATATAACTCCTGTAAGAGAATCTGAGAAGTTTGAGTTTTTCTCTAGCaatttaatcaataataaaaag cacAGTAATTGGTCAAATATTCGTAACGGCTTAACATCGTTTTTTACGGGTTTACGATCAAAACCAACGAATCAAAATCag GATAAATTGAAGACACTTGTAACTCGCGCTCCTCGAGAGGATATATTTAGTCGCTTTAACAAGCCAAATAAATCTTCTAGAATTGAGTTTCATGATTTGTTTAACTCGTCAACTGTAGGAACTTATACAATTAATAATGCATCTCGTCTGACACCGGCAAACGAAAATCGGCATTTAACCTTTGACGATTTTTCTAGAATAAAAAGTCGAGCGTTAGATACTTCTTTAAGAggtaaaaacaaagtttttgaggAACATATTGAAATCCAAGAAAAGCAGGCGAGCCGAGATAAATTAACTGGAAGCGCATTTATTTGGTAA